In Mastigocladopsis repens PCC 10914, a single window of DNA contains:
- the ssuC gene encoding aliphatic sulfonate ABC transporter permease SsuC — MKRKILNQYLHRLAPWGVPILLLLIWQIVVQFGWISARVLPAPVDVLLAGIRLARTGELFYHLGISAKRAVLGFSIGGSIAFVLGLVNGIIPLAENLLDTSIQMLRNIPHLAMIPLVILWFGVGEEGRIFLVALGVLFPIYINTFHGIRTVDLGLIEMGKVYGLNAWSLFWQIILPGAMPSILIGVRYALGVMWLTLIVAETISYDSGIGYMAMNAREFMQTDVVVLSIILYAMLGKLADMSARFLEKKWLAWHPSYQQM; from the coding sequence ATGAAAAGAAAAATTCTTAACCAATACCTCCATAGATTAGCACCTTGGGGCGTACCTATTCTGTTACTTTTGATTTGGCAAATAGTCGTGCAATTTGGTTGGATATCTGCAAGAGTATTGCCTGCTCCTGTCGATGTTTTGTTAGCTGGAATTCGTCTTGCTAGGACGGGAGAACTATTTTATCACTTGGGTATTAGTGCAAAGCGGGCAGTTCTTGGCTTTTCAATAGGCGGTAGTATTGCTTTTGTTTTGGGATTGGTAAATGGCATCATTCCCTTAGCTGAAAATCTGTTAGATACCTCTATTCAAATGTTGCGTAATATTCCGCATTTAGCCATGATTCCTTTGGTTATCTTGTGGTTTGGCGTTGGAGAAGAAGGGAGGATATTTTTGGTTGCCTTAGGCGTATTGTTTCCCATCTACATAAACACGTTTCATGGCATCCGAACCGTTGACCTAGGATTAATTGAGATGGGAAAAGTCTATGGACTGAACGCTTGGTCTTTGTTCTGGCAAATCATTCTGCCTGGTGCTATGCCTTCAATTTTGATTGGCGTGCGTTATGCTTTGGGAGTGATGTGGCTGACTCTCATCGTTGCCGAAACAATTTCCTATGACTCTGGCATTGGTTACATGGCGATGAATGCTCGTGAATTCATGCAAACTGATGTGGTCGTGTTGAGTATTATCCTATACGCAATGCTTGGAAAGTTAGCAGATATGTCTGCCAGATTTTTAGAAAAGAAATGGCTCGCTTGGCATCCCAGTTACCAGCAAATGTAG